The following are encoded together in the Leguminivora glycinivorella isolate SPB_JAAS2020 chromosome 18, LegGlyc_1.1, whole genome shotgun sequence genome:
- the LOC125236038 gene encoding zinc finger protein ZFP2-like isoform X2, translating to MMFSDDEIKEMPGGSFMRPGDEIISIRKVCLSDKYDKNDSSYNKEPLISNSGGNELDVSRSLFRDGFFPDTLEHTQARFAWTEEDGNIASLVSEPGFGTGQTFGKDLDAALSNEQEADTSSSVFNGRSYIPKTSDSHLVSSTSAAVSNERRGTQGACKVDKTDPRSRFHYVKYVKRHGRTVKLWECGICSREFQHQYTLMRHLPTHTDERNFHCDTCGKSFRQLSTLSQHRAIHSAERPYGCEVCNKTFNRVSTLISHRKTHSDVKPYKCHLCPKGFHQKGNLRNHLFTHTNERPYRCNICFKGFNQQSNLVCHKNKAHSEDANGAILRSRVSTPRAASSVSETQPDSTRTSVDQCEVSSSVGPYMGTSMGTSIEVLSSSSWTPKSSPSLDSSDWSNDLPWNTMCTGVIVDPIKTYHMGVALATRQTPFALLKPDNSTPVLVKVIDTKIPGGKQEQGSSDMKSAVQIRVPVVATVVPQIKAGGQLHLAVQNHTMPTTLRSPLM from the exons atgatgttttctgatgacgaaataaaagaaatgccGGGTGGTAGTTTCATGAGGCCTGGCGATGAAATAATAAG TATACGCAAAGTGTGTTTAAGCGACAAATATGACAAAAACGATTCAAGTTACAATAAGGAGCCATTAATTTCAAATTCAGGTGGTAATGAA CTAGATGTCTCCCGATCTCTCTTCCGCGATGGATTCTTTCCTGACACCCTCGAACATACCCAAGCCCGCTTCGCCTGGACAGAAGAGGACGGCAATATCGCTTCGCTCGTGTCTGAACCCGGCTTCGGTACTGGACAAACCTTTGGGAAAGACTTGGATGCAGCTCTTAGCAATGAG cAAGAAGCAGATACTTCGAGCTCGGTGTTCAACGGACGCAGTTACATTCCGAAGACCAGCGACTCCCATCTGGTTTCCTCCACTTCCGCAG CGGTATCAAACGAGCGCCGCGGCACCCAAGGCGCTTGCAAGGTGGACAAAACGGATCCACGTTCTCGGTTCCACTACGTCAAGTATGTGAAGAGACACGGACGGACTGTCAAACTGTGGGAATGCGGCATTT GCAGCAGAGAGTTCCAGCATCAATACACGCTCATGCGCCACCTGCCCACACACACAGACGAGAGGAACTTCCACTGCGATACTTGCGGCAAGAGCTTTCGGCAGCTCTCCACCTTGAGCCAGCACCGCGCCATACATTCTGCTGAGCGTCCTTATGGCTGTGAG GTGTGTAACAAAACGTTCAACCGCGTGTCTACCCTGATCTCCCACCGCAAGACGCACTCGGACGTCAAACCCTACAAGTGTCACCTCTGCCCTAAAGGATTCCATCAGAAAG GAAACTTGCGTAACCATTTATTTACTCATACCAACGAGCGGCCCTACCGTTGCAACATCTGTTTCAAGGGATTCAATCAGCAGTCTAACCTCGTGTGCCATAAAAACAAG GCTCATTCTGAGGATGCTAACGGAGCCATTCTGCGCAGCCGAGTCAGCACACCTCGTGCCGCCAGCTCTGTCTCTGAGACGCAGCCGGATTCCACCAG GACATCAGTGGACCAATGCGAAGTATCTTCCTCCGTCGGACCCTACATGGGCACTTCCATGGGCACCTCCATAGAAGTCCTGTCCTCCTCCTCTTGGACCCCAAAATCTTCACCCTCTCTAGACTCCAGCGATTGGAGCAACGACCTGCCCTGGAACACCATGTGCACTGGGGTCATCGTGGACCCTATAAAGACGTACCACATGGGGGTTGCTCTGGCTACCAGGCAGACGCCATTTGCTTTGTTGAAGCCGGATAACAGTACGCCTGTTCTTGTGAAAGTTATTGATACTAAGATTCCTGGAGGAAAGCAG GAGCAGGGGTCCTCCGATATGAAGAGTGCAGTTCAAATCCGAGTACCAGTAGTCGCCACCGTAGTCCCACAGATCAAAGCCGGGGGCCAACTACATTTAGCTGTTCAGAACCACACCATGCCTACCACACTGCGCTCTCCGCTGATG TAG
- the LOC125236038 gene encoding zinc finger and SCAN domain-containing protein 12-like isoform X1, translating to MMFSDDEIKEMPGGSFMRPGDEIISIRKVCLSDKYDKNDSSYNKEPLISNSGGNELDVSRSLFRDGFFPDTLEHTQARFAWTEEDGNIASLVSEPGFGTGQTFGKDLDAALSNEQEADTSSSVFNGRSYIPKTSDSHLVSSTSAAVSNERRGTQGACKVDKTDPRSRFHYVKYVKRHGRTVKLWECGICSREFQHQYTLMRHLPTHTDERNFHCDTCGKSFRQLSTLSQHRAIHSAERPYGCEVCNKTFNRVSTLISHRKTHSDVKPYKCHLCPKGFHQKGNLRNHLFTHTNERPYRCNICFKGFNQQSNLVCHKNKAHSEDANGAILRSRVSTPRAASSVSETQPDSTRTSVDQCEVSSSVGPYMGTSMGTSIEVLSSSSWTPKSSPSLDSSDWSNDLPWNTMCTGVIVDPIKTYHMGVALATRQTPFALLKPDNSTPVLVKVIDTKIPGGKQMLVPATADDLRIGGKIVVNNSENARSQEQGSSDMKSAVQIRVPVVATVVPQIKAGGQLHLAVQNHTMPTTLRSPLM from the exons atgatgttttctgatgacgaaataaaagaaatgccGGGTGGTAGTTTCATGAGGCCTGGCGATGAAATAATAAG TATACGCAAAGTGTGTTTAAGCGACAAATATGACAAAAACGATTCAAGTTACAATAAGGAGCCATTAATTTCAAATTCAGGTGGTAATGAA CTAGATGTCTCCCGATCTCTCTTCCGCGATGGATTCTTTCCTGACACCCTCGAACATACCCAAGCCCGCTTCGCCTGGACAGAAGAGGACGGCAATATCGCTTCGCTCGTGTCTGAACCCGGCTTCGGTACTGGACAAACCTTTGGGAAAGACTTGGATGCAGCTCTTAGCAATGAG cAAGAAGCAGATACTTCGAGCTCGGTGTTCAACGGACGCAGTTACATTCCGAAGACCAGCGACTCCCATCTGGTTTCCTCCACTTCCGCAG CGGTATCAAACGAGCGCCGCGGCACCCAAGGCGCTTGCAAGGTGGACAAAACGGATCCACGTTCTCGGTTCCACTACGTCAAGTATGTGAAGAGACACGGACGGACTGTCAAACTGTGGGAATGCGGCATTT GCAGCAGAGAGTTCCAGCATCAATACACGCTCATGCGCCACCTGCCCACACACACAGACGAGAGGAACTTCCACTGCGATACTTGCGGCAAGAGCTTTCGGCAGCTCTCCACCTTGAGCCAGCACCGCGCCATACATTCTGCTGAGCGTCCTTATGGCTGTGAG GTGTGTAACAAAACGTTCAACCGCGTGTCTACCCTGATCTCCCACCGCAAGACGCACTCGGACGTCAAACCCTACAAGTGTCACCTCTGCCCTAAAGGATTCCATCAGAAAG GAAACTTGCGTAACCATTTATTTACTCATACCAACGAGCGGCCCTACCGTTGCAACATCTGTTTCAAGGGATTCAATCAGCAGTCTAACCTCGTGTGCCATAAAAACAAG GCTCATTCTGAGGATGCTAACGGAGCCATTCTGCGCAGCCGAGTCAGCACACCTCGTGCCGCCAGCTCTGTCTCTGAGACGCAGCCGGATTCCACCAG GACATCAGTGGACCAATGCGAAGTATCTTCCTCCGTCGGACCCTACATGGGCACTTCCATGGGCACCTCCATAGAAGTCCTGTCCTCCTCCTCTTGGACCCCAAAATCTTCACCCTCTCTAGACTCCAGCGATTGGAGCAACGACCTGCCCTGGAACACCATGTGCACTGGGGTCATCGTGGACCCTATAAAGACGTACCACATGGGGGTTGCTCTGGCTACCAGGCAGACGCCATTTGCTTTGTTGAAGCCGGATAACAGTACGCCTGTTCTTGTGAAAGTTATTGATACTAAGATTCCTGGAGGAAAGCAG atGTTAGTTCCTGCCACAGCAGATGACTTGAGAATTGGAGGAAAGATAGTGGTGAATAATTCTGAAAATGCGCGATCTCAG GAGCAGGGGTCCTCCGATATGAAGAGTGCAGTTCAAATCCGAGTACCAGTAGTCGCCACCGTAGTCCCACAGATCAAAGCCGGGGGCCAACTACATTTAGCTGTTCAGAACCACACCATGCCTACCACACTGCGCTCTCCGCTGATG TAG
- the LOC125236039 gene encoding uncharacterized protein LOC125236039 gives MERMGGMEPRMGAMEPRMACMPSLPPLERHVTRSFDDVVKPGTSISSSCSLPPPAPSPPLDLINDLFEPMECIPLGPQITAVDNIDQPPHSDDSDIFIGEFEESIPLSDSD, from the exons ATGGAGCGCATGGGAGGCATGGAGCCTCGCATGGGAGCCATGGAACCTCGCATGGCATGCATGCCGTCGCTCCCGCCTCTGGAACGCCACGTCACGCGCAGCTTCGATGATGTTGTCAAGCCTG GCACCAGCATCTCATCATCTTGCTCGCTGCCACCACCAGCACCATCGCCACCTCTCGACCTCATCAACGACTTGTTCGAGCCTATGGAATGTATCCCACTAG GACCTCAGATAACGGCAGTGGACAACATCGACCAGCCTCCCCACTCCGATGACTCCGACATATTTATAGGAGAGTTTGAG GAAAGCATCCCCTTATCAGACTCCGACtga